From a region of the Dickeya poaceiphila genome:
- a CDS encoding type 2 GTP cyclohydrolase I, which produces MRNTELESLINGFLNVAAFQDYGPNGLQVEGRSEVRRIVTGVTACQALLDAAVAQQADAVLVHHGYFWRNEPAVIRGMKRQRLKTLLANDLNLYGYHLPLDAHPDVGNNARLAVMLDIRVQGEIESLLPYGELAEPCSGDDLRHRLETVLERPVLHCGDHAPAQIRRIAWCTGGGQSFIDQAADFGVDAFITGEVSEKTIHTAREMGLHFYAAGHHATERAGIRALGEWLASQHGVEVTFIDIPNPA; this is translated from the coding sequence ATGCGTAATACTGAACTGGAAAGCCTGATTAACGGCTTTCTCAATGTGGCGGCGTTTCAGGACTACGGCCCTAATGGGTTACAGGTGGAAGGGCGCAGCGAGGTGCGGCGTATTGTCACCGGCGTCACTGCCTGCCAGGCATTGCTGGACGCCGCTGTAGCGCAGCAGGCTGATGCGGTGCTGGTACATCACGGCTATTTCTGGCGCAACGAACCGGCGGTGATACGCGGCATGAAACGTCAGCGCCTGAAAACCCTGCTGGCGAATGACCTCAACCTGTATGGTTACCACCTGCCGCTGGATGCCCACCCGGACGTGGGCAACAACGCCCGGCTGGCGGTGATGCTGGATATTCGGGTGCAGGGGGAAATTGAGTCGCTGTTGCCATACGGTGAACTGGCCGAGCCTTGCAGCGGTGACGATTTACGTCACAGGCTGGAAACGGTGCTGGAGCGACCGGTTCTGCATTGCGGCGACCATGCGCCTGCGCAGATCCGGCGTATTGCCTGGTGTACCGGCGGCGGGCAAAGCTTTATCGATCAGGCGGCTGATTTTGGCGTTGATGCTTTTATCACCGGCGAAGTGTCGGAAAAAACCATCCATACCGCCCGTGAAATGGGGCTGCATTTCTATGCTGCCGGTCATCATGCAACCGAGCGAGCCGGTATCCGCGCATTAGGCGAGTGGCTGGCGTCGCAACACGGCGTTGAGGTGACATTTATTGATATCCCCAATCCGGCGTAA
- the phrB gene encoding deoxyribodipyrimidine photo-lyase translates to MTTHLVWFRHDLRLTDNLALHAACQDPEARVEAVFIATPQQWASHTMASCQAAFLLGNLRCLQQVLREKGIPLHYHQCNDFAASVRWLTDFCRERQVTQLFYNRQYEWNERQRDKQLEQALAGVTDCRGFDDSLLLPPGSVVTASGDMYKVFTPFRAAFIKRLQQSDVSSMPAPAARQHGNVVLSSLAPFDYPQTDVHADFPVGEPAALQRLRQFCREQVAFYHEQRDLPARAATSKLSPYLALGVLSPRQCFNRLRVEHPDWLTRLESGAFVWFSELVWREFYRHLLVFSPVLCKHQPFIGWTQRVAWRNAPDELAAWQRGETGYPIVDAAMRQLNQTGWMHNRLRMICASFLVKDLLIDWREGERYFMSQLLDGDLAANNGGWQWAASTGTDAAPYFRIFNPTTQGERFDPDGEFIRRWVPELAQIPGKEIHHPHDWAARQHRRIDYPAPIVDHKQARTRTLAAFDAAKKNETA, encoded by the coding sequence ATGACTACACATCTGGTTTGGTTTCGTCACGATTTACGCCTTACCGATAATCTGGCGTTGCACGCCGCCTGTCAGGACCCTGAAGCACGGGTTGAAGCGGTGTTTATCGCCACGCCGCAACAGTGGGCCAGCCATACGATGGCGTCGTGTCAGGCTGCTTTCCTGTTGGGTAATTTGCGTTGTTTGCAGCAAGTGCTGCGGGAGAAAGGTATCCCGCTGCACTACCATCAGTGTAATGATTTTGCCGCCAGTGTGCGTTGGCTAACAGATTTCTGCCGTGAGCGTCAGGTAACGCAGTTATTTTACAACCGTCAGTATGAGTGGAATGAGCGTCAGCGTGATAAACAACTGGAACAGGCGCTGGCGGGGGTGACCGATTGCCGCGGATTTGACGACAGCCTGTTGTTGCCGCCTGGCAGCGTGGTTACCGCGTCTGGCGACATGTACAAGGTGTTTACGCCATTTCGTGCGGCCTTTATCAAACGTCTGCAACAATCTGATGTCAGTTCGATGCCTGCGCCGGCAGCCCGCCAGCATGGGAATGTCGTGCTCTCATCGCTGGCGCCGTTCGACTATCCGCAAACCGACGTTCACGCCGATTTCCCGGTTGGAGAACCAGCCGCCTTGCAGCGCCTGCGCCAGTTCTGCCGCGAGCAGGTCGCGTTCTACCATGAACAGCGTGACCTGCCTGCGCGAGCCGCGACCAGCAAGTTGTCGCCGTATCTGGCGCTGGGGGTACTGTCGCCACGTCAGTGTTTCAATCGGCTACGTGTGGAACACCCGGACTGGTTAACCCGGCTAGAAAGCGGTGCGTTTGTCTGGTTCAGCGAGCTGGTGTGGCGCGAGTTTTACCGTCACCTGCTGGTGTTCAGCCCCGTGTTGTGCAAGCACCAGCCGTTTATTGGCTGGACGCAGCGTGTCGCGTGGCGTAACGCGCCAGATGAGCTGGCGGCGTGGCAGCGGGGAGAAACCGGTTATCCCATCGTTGATGCGGCGATGCGGCAGTTGAATCAGACGGGCTGGATGCACAACCGACTACGGATGATATGCGCCAGTTTTTTGGTGAAAGACCTGCTGATCGACTGGCGTGAAGGCGAGCGCTATTTCATGAGCCAGTTGCTGGACGGCGATTTGGCGGCCAATAACGGCGGCTGGCAGTGGGCGGCATCCACCGGCACCGATGCCGCGCCTTATTTCCGTATTTTCAACCCTACCACGCAGGGGGAGCGTTTCGACCCGGACGGCGAGTTCATCCGACGCTGGGTACCGGAGCTGGCGCAGATTCCGGGCAAGGAGATTCATCATCCTCATGACTGGGCGGCCCGTCAGCACCGACGCATCGACTATCCAGCGCCGATTGTTGACCATAAACAGGCACGTACGCGTACACTGGCGGCATTCGACGCCGCTAAAAAGAATGAAACGGCATGA
- a CDS encoding YbfA family protein, translated as MMSYVIYPWYRVVLRRTAVVLLGLAALPVMVFWRGRARFYSYLHRVWLKTSDKPVWLEQSEHAASYFY; from the coding sequence ATGATGTCCTATGTTATTTATCCCTGGTACCGGGTCGTTCTGCGTCGAACCGCTGTAGTGCTGCTTGGTCTGGCGGCGTTGCCGGTGATGGTGTTCTGGCGTGGTCGCGCTCGTTTTTATAGCTACTTGCATCGCGTCTGGCTTAAGACCAGCGACAAGCCGGTGTGGCTGGAACAGTCTGAACATGCTGCCAGCTATTTTTACTGA
- the kdpF gene encoding K(+)-transporting ATPase subunit F, producing MNIGLVAGGILVVLLLVYLFYALLNAEEF from the coding sequence GTGAATATTGGCTTGGTGGCAGGCGGTATACTGGTGGTACTGCTGCTGGTTTACCTTTTCTATGCATTGCTCAACGCGGAGGAATTCTGA
- the kdpA gene encoding potassium-transporting ATPase subunit KdpA, with translation MPSDAFLLIVSLFAILLVLAQPLGQFMARLVEGETGVLQRYELNVARLCGFSTREMKWQHYAISILAFNLLGIALLFVMLMYQDRLPLNPQQMPGLSWHLALNTAISFVTNTNWQAYSGENTLSYFSQMVGLTVQNFLSAATGIAVAFVLMRAFARRTTQELGNAWLDLLRITLYLLLPISLLLSLFFISQGSIQNFLPYQHLTTLEGASQVLPMGPLASQEAIKMLGTNGGGFFGANSAHPFENPNALTNFVQMLFMLLIPAALCFTFGRVVNDRRQGHTLLWAMSLMLIVATTVVMYAEVSGNPHLLSLGADSAQNLEGKESRFGVLASAFFAAITTATSSGAVNAMHDSFTALGGLIPMWLMQIGEVIFGGVGSGFYGMLVFVLLTVFIAGLMIGRTPEYLGKKIEAWEMKMAALAILITPALVLLGTALALSTEAGRAGILNPGAHGFSEVLYAYSSAANNNGSAFGGLNVNTPFYNLTLGITMLLGRFSSLIPVLAIAGSLAAKKRQPETKGSLSTRGPLFISLLIVIILLISALNFIPALALGPVAEQLQSSLVH, from the coding sequence ATGCCCAGCGATGCTTTTTTATTGATCGTCAGTCTGTTTGCGATCTTATTGGTGCTGGCACAGCCGCTTGGCCAGTTTATGGCCCGGCTGGTAGAAGGCGAAACCGGCGTATTGCAGCGCTACGAGCTGAACGTGGCCCGGCTATGTGGCTTTTCAACCCGCGAAATGAAGTGGCAACACTACGCCATCTCGATTCTGGCGTTCAACCTGTTGGGCATCGCACTGCTGTTCGTGATGTTGATGTATCAGGACAGGTTACCGCTGAATCCACAGCAAATGCCGGGCCTGTCATGGCATCTGGCGCTCAACACCGCGATAAGTTTTGTGACCAACACCAACTGGCAGGCTTACAGCGGAGAAAACACCCTCAGCTATTTCAGCCAGATGGTGGGGCTAACGGTACAGAACTTTCTGTCCGCCGCCACCGGCATCGCAGTAGCTTTTGTACTGATGCGCGCGTTTGCCCGCCGCACCACCCAGGAACTGGGCAACGCCTGGCTGGATCTGTTGCGCATCACTCTGTATCTGTTGCTGCCGATTTCACTGCTGCTCAGCCTGTTTTTCATCAGTCAGGGGAGCATCCAGAACTTCCTGCCTTATCAGCATCTCACCACGCTGGAAGGCGCATCACAGGTGCTGCCGATGGGACCGTTGGCCTCACAGGAAGCGATTAAAATGCTGGGCACCAACGGCGGCGGCTTTTTCGGCGCTAACTCAGCGCATCCATTCGAAAACCCGAATGCGTTGACCAACTTCGTGCAGATGTTGTTCATGCTGCTGATCCCCGCCGCGTTGTGCTTTACCTTTGGCCGGGTAGTGAATGACCGCCGTCAGGGGCATACCTTACTATGGGCCATGTCACTGATGCTGATTGTCGCTACCACGGTAGTCATGTACGCCGAAGTCAGCGGCAACCCGCATCTGTTATCACTGGGTGCAGACAGCGCACAAAATCTGGAAGGAAAAGAGTCTCGCTTTGGCGTGCTGGCATCAGCTTTTTTCGCGGCTATCACGACGGCAACATCCTCCGGCGCAGTCAACGCCATGCATGATTCGTTCACCGCGCTGGGCGGCCTGATCCCAATGTGGTTGATGCAGATTGGCGAAGTGATCTTCGGTGGTGTGGGTTCCGGTTTCTACGGCATGTTAGTGTTCGTGCTACTGACGGTATTTATCGCCGGGCTGATGATTGGCCGCACCCCAGAGTATCTTGGTAAGAAAATCGAAGCCTGGGAAATGAAGATGGCGGCACTGGCGATTCTGATTACCCCGGCACTGGTATTGCTGGGCACCGCGCTGGCACTCAGTACCGAAGCGGGTCGCGCGGGTATTCTGAACCCTGGGGCGCACGGTTTTAGCGAAGTGCTGTATGCCTATTCCTCTGCTGCCAACAATAACGGCAGCGCCTTTGGCGGTCTCAACGTCAACACCCCGTTTTACAACCTGACGCTCGGCATCACGATGCTGCTGGGGCGTTTCTCATCGCTGATTCCAGTACTGGCGATTGCCGGTTCGCTGGCGGCGAAAAAACGCCAGCCGGAAACCAAAGGGTCGCTGTCTACTCGTGGCCCGCTATTCATCAGCTTGCTGATCGTCATCATTTTGCTGATCAGCGCACTGAACTTTATCCCTGCTCTGGCACTGGGTCCTGTTGCCGAGCAGTTACAGTCAAGTCTGGTTCACTGA